The Haloplasma contractile SSD-17B genome includes a window with the following:
- a CDS encoding YheC/YheD family endospore coat-associated protein — MATIGMFHYRKDPEKVRRSYSYASHAKMEGIEFFYFCSKRVDFDNQIINGLTYKNGVWIEKEYSFPDVIINPVGPLSKNKKQTEIYLKLKELIPFTSFPVGTKLSVYNRLKNGKEFTKHLIPYEKIKKPVDVLTFLNKYNKIIVKPISGHHGNKVLYIEKLDHFFKVIENEQTQNIDRIELYDYLSKLLKEQKMLMQKYIECRRKTGEPYDIRLHIQKGGEGKWQNTSVYPKIGLRDKITSNLGQGGQMTSVKKFLYKEFGEEYFNIKRYLEVFAIQFADHFDTLYDHSFDELGIDVGIDSDHNIWIYEINWRPGHLYLEEKASKLAVSYANYIAKNHSRKEDTHENDRS, encoded by the coding sequence ATGGCTACTATTGGTATGTTTCATTACCGAAAAGATCCAGAAAAAGTGAGACGATCTTATTCATATGCATCACATGCAAAAATGGAAGGAATAGAATTTTTCTACTTTTGCTCAAAACGTGTTGACTTTGATAACCAAATTATTAATGGTCTTACATATAAAAATGGAGTGTGGATCGAAAAGGAATATTCATTTCCAGATGTGATTATAAACCCTGTTGGCCCATTATCTAAGAATAAGAAGCAGACAGAAATATATCTAAAATTGAAAGAATTGATTCCATTCACGAGTTTTCCGGTAGGGACTAAACTTTCTGTATATAATCGATTAAAGAATGGGAAGGAGTTTACAAAACACTTAATACCCTATGAGAAGATTAAGAAACCGGTTGATGTATTAACGTTCTTAAATAAATACAATAAAATCATAGTAAAGCCGATTTCAGGGCATCACGGTAATAAAGTATTATACATTGAAAAGTTAGATCATTTTTTTAAAGTGATTGAAAATGAACAAACACAAAACATAGATCGAATAGAACTTTATGATTATCTGAGTAAATTATTAAAGGAACAGAAGATGCTCATGCAAAAATATATTGAATGTAGGCGTAAGACTGGTGAACCTTATGATATTAGACTACACATCCAAAAAGGTGGAGAAGGAAAATGGCAAAACACTAGTGTGTATCCGAAGATTGGTTTGCGAGATAAAATTACAAGTAATTTAGGTCAAGGAGGACAGATGACTAGTGTTAAGAAGTTTCTGTACAAGGAGTTTGGCGAGGAATACTTCAATATAAAACGTTATTTAGAAGTATTTGCGATTCAATTTGCTGACCATTTTGATACATTATATGATCATTCATTCGATGAATTAGGAATTGATGTAGGAATTGACTCAGATCACAACATATGGATTTATGAAATAAATTGGCGACCGGGTCACTTATACCTAGAAGAAAAGGCATCTAAACTTGCTGTTTCGTACGCAAATTATATTGCCAAAAACCATTCTAGAAAGGAGGATACTCATGAAAATGATCGATCTTAA
- a CDS encoding Mur ligase family protein — MNALDLKDICLQLDIEAPMKSVNIKHVGTSIREINDYTLIFHLNRKQELNTDKFNHLRGCYIITDQPILKEMNDVDDYFIYVVDVEAAYKRFVDYYRNSLDIKTVAVTGTCGKTTTKEMIKQCLNERYNVKGTIRSKNALRFNHDYLMELDETTDYAVFETAITEPGHIVYSCNFFKPNIGVITNIGIDHLNGCKTLENYIQTKGEMLAGLEYKGILIINGDDENINQLNLNAFKGSIIRFGIIENADFYASEIVYLKDGMNFTLIHNEKEYRAYVPGIGEHNVYNALATLAVLYSLGIDLTEAITMLRSFKPVSSHLEFHEGLNDSTIIDDTWSSNPTSVKAAFEAFKTHTKKKVAVLGNIAYLGEHAKEQCKKIGKMLIDYNIDYLITKDAFSREIGKQARVNGMDPKHIFNTYNEDEMVKTLESLLDSDTMVLFKVSMFDKSMIKIMNHFIKK; from the coding sequence ATGAATGCGTTAGACTTAAAAGATATTTGTTTACAACTTGATATAGAGGCACCAATGAAATCAGTAAACATAAAACATGTAGGAACAAGTATTAGGGAGATAAATGATTATACGCTTATATTTCATCTAAATAGAAAACAGGAGTTAAATACAGATAAATTTAACCACTTAAGAGGGTGTTACATAATAACGGACCAACCTATATTAAAAGAAATGAACGATGTTGATGATTATTTTATTTACGTTGTTGATGTAGAAGCGGCCTATAAACGATTTGTTGACTATTATCGAAACTCCCTTGATATAAAAACTGTGGCTGTTACAGGTACTTGTGGTAAGACTACCACTAAAGAAATGATTAAACAATGTCTAAATGAACGCTATAATGTAAAGGGGACAATCCGTAGTAAAAATGCTCTTCGTTTTAATCATGATTATTTAATGGAATTAGATGAGACAACAGATTATGCTGTATTTGAAACTGCAATAACTGAACCTGGGCACATTGTATATAGTTGTAATTTTTTTAAACCAAATATAGGTGTAATAACAAATATAGGAATCGATCACTTAAATGGCTGTAAGACTTTAGAGAATTATATCCAAACAAAAGGCGAAATGTTAGCTGGACTCGAATATAAAGGTATACTGATTATTAATGGGGATGACGAAAATATAAATCAATTAAATTTAAATGCATTTAAAGGTTCGATTATACGATTTGGAATTATAGAGAATGCAGATTTTTATGCTAGTGAAATCGTATATCTAAAAGATGGTATGAACTTTACCCTTATACACAATGAAAAAGAATATAGAGCTTATGTGCCAGGAATTGGCGAACACAATGTATATAATGCTTTGGCTACATTAGCTGTCTTATATTCATTAGGAATTGATTTAACTGAGGCGATCACGATGCTTCGTTCTTTTAAACCTGTTAGCTCACACTTAGAATTTCATGAGGGATTAAATGACAGCACAATCATCGATGATACGTGGAGTTCTAACCCTACATCAGTAAAAGCAGCTTTTGAAGCATTTAAGACCCACACTAAAAAGAAGGTCGCTGTACTTGGTAATATCGCATATCTTGGTGAGCATGCGAAAGAACAATGCAAGAAAATTGGAAAGATGCTTATTGACTATAACATTGATTACCTAATAACAAAGGATGCATTTTCAAGAGAAATAGGGAAACAAGCCAGAGTCAATGGAATGGATCCTAAACATATCTTTAATACGTACAATGAGGATGAAATGGTTAAGACGTTAGAGAGTTTACTCGACAGTGATACGATGGTACTCTTTAAAGTCTCAATGTTTGATAAGTCCATGATTAAAATAATGAACCATTTTATTAAAAAATAA
- a CDS encoding phosphatidylglycerol lysyltransferase domain-containing protein, translating to MDWLQKLEQLDEYKKWYLEELQISDKSIYNDYIRNTEYPANCWTHSFDYLWAHTNSDKVYIFKAKVDHMLVTFLLTKRGRLYLPCLPYGKGSADEVTKVLIKGAEFCHTFNKDSNYTHKSTVIPLNEAQLLFLNKSELFREHFKSEQLSGLERHYSIPKLVNLQGKDFAKVRNKINKFNREYKDAIIRPYRDSDFDEVIKLGEIWVEKSGKKYRKILDGFYFEPIINYHKELNHIILVIVIDGKIVGLTTAGVLPTGETWGCLTKFIKSYHGISEKLTIEMAKELHRIIPSAVYLNVGGDLGSKGLAFAKERYRPVLSYKRYCLFYKKEK from the coding sequence GTGGATTGGTTACAAAAATTAGAACAACTAGACGAATATAAGAAGTGGTATCTAGAAGAGTTACAGATTAGTGATAAGTCGATTTATAATGATTATATTCGTAATACAGAATATCCTGCTAATTGTTGGACACATAGTTTTGACTATCTGTGGGCACATACAAACTCCGATAAGGTATATATATTTAAAGCAAAAGTAGATCACATGTTAGTGACTTTTCTTTTAACTAAACGGGGACGTTTATACTTACCTTGTCTACCATATGGAAAAGGTTCAGCAGATGAGGTTACGAAAGTGCTTATAAAAGGCGCAGAATTCTGTCACACATTTAATAAAGACAGCAACTATACACACAAGTCTACAGTCATACCACTTAACGAAGCACAATTATTATTTTTAAATAAATCAGAACTGTTTAGAGAACATTTTAAAAGTGAACAATTATCTGGACTCGAGCGTCACTACTCTATTCCAAAGTTAGTTAACTTACAAGGTAAAGACTTTGCTAAAGTACGAAATAAAATTAATAAATTTAATCGAGAATATAAAGATGCAATCATAAGACCTTATAGGGATAGCGATTTTGATGAGGTAATAAAACTAGGAGAAATCTGGGTAGAAAAGTCTGGTAAAAAATATCGAAAAATATTAGACGGTTTTTATTTTGAACCCATTATTAACTATCACAAAGAGCTAAACCACATTATATTAGTAATTGTAATAGATGGTAAAATTGTTGGATTAACAACAGCTGGTGTACTACCTACAGGTGAAACGTGGGGATGCTTAACAAAGTTTATTAAAAGTTACCATGGTATCTCTGAGAAATTAACTATTGAAATGGCAAAAGAACTTCATAGAATTATACCGAGTGCAGTCTACTTAAATGTCGGTGGAGATTTAGGAAGTAAAGGTTTAGCATTTGCGAAAGAACGGTATAGACCAGTATTGAGTTATAAACGGTATTGTCTGTTTTATAAAAAAGAAAAATAG
- a CDS encoding Mur ligase family protein, which yields MKMIDLKDIIKLFKIDTYKEVKHVSFTNVTNNIKKINNDTLVFHIYKKDELNVEEYNNLSNCYIVTDQPILKSQSIVSGNILYVTNVKKAYSTFINYYRALFDIPVVAITGTCGKTTTKEMIKHVLENKYKVAATKSSRNSLEFNLEYLLSIDEETEFGVFETGVSYPGNLILGCEYFKPTIGVITNIGMDHLSGCKTFENYMRTKGEMLAGLGYEGTLIINNDDTNIKQLDFSPYEGTIITFGIMDQANFFADQIKYEDEGMSFCLHYDSKAYEAYAPGFGEHNVYNALAALSVLDTLGIDLEESIEYLSSFKHIRSHLQFHNGINNSIIVDDTWSSNPPSMKAAFEVLSNKGKEKVKIVVLGKLPSQGDYAIEHYKQIAQLIIDYKIDFLITKSSITNNVSKKVEELGMNEDRIIHCKNNTQVKSALEGLLDANSIVLFKKSMFDQSITKIMNKYISD from the coding sequence ATGAAAATGATCGATCTTAAAGATATCATTAAGCTATTTAAAATTGATACATATAAAGAGGTTAAGCATGTATCGTTTACCAATGTGACAAATAATATAAAAAAAATTAATAATGACACGTTAGTGTTTCATATCTACAAAAAAGATGAACTAAATGTAGAAGAATATAATAATCTTAGTAATTGCTATATTGTAACTGACCAACCCATTCTAAAAAGCCAGTCAATAGTATCCGGGAATATTCTCTATGTTACAAATGTAAAAAAAGCATATTCAACATTTATCAATTATTATCGAGCTCTATTTGATATACCAGTCGTAGCGATTACTGGGACGTGTGGAAAAACAACAACAAAAGAAATGATTAAACATGTATTAGAGAATAAGTATAAGGTAGCTGCAACCAAAAGCAGTCGAAACTCTCTAGAATTCAACCTTGAATATTTATTAAGTATTGATGAAGAGACAGAATTCGGTGTATTTGAAACTGGAGTCTCTTATCCAGGTAACCTAATTTTAGGATGTGAGTATTTCAAACCTACTATAGGTGTTATAACAAATATTGGTATGGATCATCTAAGTGGTTGCAAAACATTTGAAAATTACATGCGAACAAAAGGAGAAATGTTAGCAGGTCTTGGCTATGAGGGGACATTAATAATCAATAATGATGATACTAATATAAAACAACTGGATTTTTCACCATATGAAGGCACTATTATTACTTTTGGAATAATGGATCAAGCTAATTTTTTTGCAGATCAAATAAAGTATGAAGATGAAGGAATGTCTTTTTGTTTACATTATGACTCTAAGGCATATGAGGCATACGCACCTGGTTTTGGAGAACATAATGTGTATAATGCGTTAGCAGCACTTTCAGTTCTAGATACTTTAGGAATCGATCTTGAAGAATCTATTGAGTACCTTTCATCGTTTAAACATATAAGGTCACATTTACAATTTCATAATGGAATTAATAATAGTATTATTGTTGACGATACATGGAGCTCTAACCCGCCCTCAATGAAAGCAGCGTTTGAGGTATTATCAAATAAGGGAAAAGAAAAGGTTAAAATAGTAGTTTTAGGTAAACTACCTTCACAAGGAGACTATGCAATTGAGCATTATAAACAGATAGCACAATTAATTATTGACTATAAAATTGACTTTCTCATAACAAAGAGCTCAATTACTAATAATGTCTCTAAAAAAGTAGAGGAACTTGGTATGAATGAAGATCGAATCATACATTGTAAGAATAATACTCAGGTTAAATCTGCCCTAGAGGGGTTATTAGATGCTAATTCTATAGTACTATTTAAAAAATCTATGTTTGATCAATCCATTACTAAAATAATGAATAAATATATTAGTGATTAA